In Hamadaea flava, a genomic segment contains:
- a CDS encoding nuclear transport factor 2 family protein — protein MTTQTTTQVTTQTTTQTGYADNKTIVQQALTALVATGDVEALAQSLNDDFVHHRPDGHDSTKTEWLAAVRAALVPLDGMQVEIEHLFADGDHVMMHSRRRLPGDEPGIVVVDIWRVQDGLIAEAWEIIEPLTEADAHLTWWAPAGR, from the coding sequence ATGACCACACAGACGACCACACAGGTGACCACACAGACGACCACACAGACCGGGTACGCCGACAACAAGACCATCGTCCAGCAGGCGCTGACCGCGCTCGTCGCGACGGGCGACGTCGAGGCGCTGGCGCAGTCCCTCAATGACGACTTCGTCCATCACCGGCCGGACGGACACGACTCCACCAAGACGGAATGGCTCGCCGCCGTACGCGCCGCGCTCGTCCCGCTCGACGGCATGCAGGTCGAGATCGAGCACCTGTTCGCCGACGGCGACCACGTCATGATGCACTCCCGCCGCCGGTTGCCGGGGGACGAACCGGGCATCGTCGTCGTCGACATCTGGCGTGTCCAGGACGGACTCATCGCCGAAGCCTGGGAGATCATCGAGCCGCTGACCGAGGCGGACGCCCACCTGACCTGGTGGGCCCCGGCCGGTCGTTGA
- a CDS encoding LuxR C-terminal-related transcriptional regulator has protein sequence MLISLGFDEQLEALYEHIVCHPPMTLEQLAASAHGGPNTQTMVRRLVTLGLVAWQQTSPVRIAAVPPDASLAPLYHRYAQELAAHRHQLIVQAVEASALALRDDLFEVVEDPAAIRRLNIELQYEAVEQVRGWDRPPYVGIATPPLDDPVQNANMAEGIRYRILYDRSAFGVLQDPVELVRSLNRGEEARVGDIPLKMYLIDESVAVLIRAAPQAPRRALLIREPTVLAMLSALFEAHWEQAIPLSSYASWAAEASEPTAAERELVSLLALGMADHEIAEHLGTHERTIRERVQRLKTKLGAQSRYEAGYRAAQWGWLAPAVA, from the coding sequence ATGTTGATCAGTTTAGGGTTCGACGAGCAATTGGAGGCCCTGTACGAACACATCGTGTGCCACCCGCCGATGACCTTGGAGCAGCTGGCGGCGTCAGCACACGGAGGGCCCAACACGCAGACCATGGTCCGGAGGCTTGTCACGCTCGGGCTCGTCGCCTGGCAGCAGACCTCGCCGGTGCGGATCGCCGCCGTGCCGCCGGACGCTTCGCTCGCGCCGCTCTACCACCGGTACGCCCAAGAGCTGGCCGCTCATCGCCATCAGCTGATCGTGCAGGCGGTCGAGGCCAGCGCCTTGGCCCTGCGGGACGACTTGTTCGAGGTCGTCGAGGACCCCGCCGCCATCCGGCGGCTCAACATCGAATTGCAGTACGAGGCGGTCGAACAGGTACGCGGCTGGGATCGGCCGCCCTATGTCGGCATCGCCACTCCGCCGCTGGACGATCCGGTGCAGAACGCCAACATGGCCGAGGGCATCCGCTATCGCATTCTCTACGATCGTTCGGCGTTCGGCGTACTGCAGGATCCGGTGGAACTCGTGCGTTCGCTGAATCGCGGCGAGGAGGCACGGGTCGGCGACATTCCGCTGAAGATGTATCTGATCGACGAGTCGGTGGCGGTGCTCATCCGGGCCGCCCCGCAGGCGCCCCGCCGGGCGCTCCTCATCCGGGAGCCGACCGTGCTCGCGATGTTGAGCGCGTTGTTCGAGGCGCACTGGGAACAGGCGATTCCACTGTCGAGCTACGCCTCGTGGGCCGCCGAGGCGTCGGAGCCGACCGCCGCCGAGCGGGAACTGGTGTCGCTGCTGGCATTGGGGATGGCCGATCACGAGATCGCCGAACATCTCGGTACGCACGAACGCACGATCCGGGAACGCGTACAGCGGTTGAAGACCAAACTCGGTGCGCAGTCACGGTATGAGGCGGGATACCGGGCGGCGCAGTGGGGCTGGCTCGCCCCGGCGGTCGCGTGA
- a CDS encoding dihydrofolate reductase family protein, with amino-acid sequence MAELLVDFITSLDGYGAAEGWPGLWGMGGPEYFAWLGDQPEADYTVLMGANTYRAMSGLAAEGEEGTESLASMPTVVFSRSLTAPLSWPNSSLVAEDAVEAVRGMKDSGTSMRTIGSLALCRSLLKAGLVDRFRVVVFPVINGSTGQERIYDGYPDVRLDLLTSRTFDGRLQLLEYAPTVLTGPPGEQADTDPPGEPGDAVPAGA; translated from the coding sequence ATGGCAGAGCTGCTCGTCGACTTCATCACCTCGCTCGACGGCTACGGCGCCGCCGAAGGCTGGCCCGGCCTGTGGGGCATGGGCGGCCCCGAGTACTTCGCCTGGCTGGGCGACCAACCCGAGGCGGACTACACCGTCCTGATGGGCGCGAACACCTATCGCGCCATGTCCGGGCTGGCCGCCGAGGGCGAGGAGGGCACCGAGTCCCTCGCGAGCATGCCGACGGTCGTGTTCTCCCGGTCGCTGACGGCCCCGTTGTCCTGGCCCAACAGCAGCCTCGTGGCCGAGGACGCCGTCGAGGCCGTACGCGGCATGAAGGACAGCGGGACCTCGATGCGGACGATCGGCAGCCTCGCGCTGTGCCGTTCCCTGCTGAAGGCGGGTCTGGTGGACCGTTTCCGGGTCGTCGTCTTCCCGGTGATCAACGGCAGCACCGGCCAGGAGCGGATCTACGACGGGTACCCCGACGTCCGGCTCGACCTGCTGACGAGCCGCACGTTCGACGGCCGCCTCCAGCTCCTCGAGTACGCGCCCACGGTCCTCACTGGACCGCCCGGCGAGCAGGCCGACACCGATCCGCCCGGGGAGCCGGGCGATGCCGTACCGGCCGGCGCGTAA
- a CDS encoding transglycosylase domain-containing protein, translating to MGGPDDRERVGGAQSRRTSPDGKPDGRTDGKSAGKPGGKAKKARRTKILLASFAALLIVFGGGAIATTYYFDSVDEFLPENFKTAQTTMIMDVDGKQIAQLGTANRINVPMNLIPEKSRLALIAGEDKDFFDHHGVSYTGIMRAAWKNLTSDESQGGSTITQQYIKIATDQAQISYARKLREAVLARKLEDKYDKNTIMGFYLNTIDFGRGAVGVEKAAQAYFGKGAKDLTVAEAAVLGAVIRDPYDDGGKLSIYDPEGHPDTAKGRWGYVLDNMVEKKWITPEERAQQQFPQVRKYATVTTSAEWGIKVQPGSPAGTATGNVINYVYEELKAQGIEPQELKTGGYRVTTTIDAEAQKRLEAAARPDLKGSELYGRKIVTDPKKKQDLESAGVVIDHTNGRVMAYYGGLDGTAIDLAGLNTQGGALVGGHPPGSSMKIYTLAAALEAGASLQSRWKAKPDKSLNLGNAGWSNPSCGDYCTLEFSFMKSYNVPFYWVARQIGPGKVVKMAYQAGVRYMWNNDNIESLSAKGVQTDASRTPFDRQVGFGQYGITVLDHATGVATIANGGVYNKPHFVLKVEKKDPDTGKYEPVQGKGEKLDAKQVINRRVANDVSYAMEKVFTDHGWSGAQDGRQVAAKTGTWEGATVDKNGNWQPSTSNAHAWVVGFTKQFSVAIWTGNAAGSYPVLDPKTGKTINSGSTPYRVWSEFVKDYSDAKKLPKQKLADPSRYGSDGVQFANGVSPTPITPTTPACIPMVNCATETPNPTAPPT from the coding sequence GTGGGCGGGCCGGATGACCGGGAACGAGTGGGCGGCGCCCAGTCTCGGCGTACCTCGCCAGACGGGAAGCCAGACGGGAGGACGGACGGGAAGTCGGCGGGAAAGCCGGGCGGGAAGGCGAAGAAGGCCCGGCGTACCAAGATTCTGCTCGCGTCGTTCGCGGCTCTGCTCATCGTCTTCGGCGGTGGCGCGATCGCCACGACGTACTACTTCGACAGCGTCGACGAGTTCCTGCCCGAGAACTTCAAGACCGCGCAGACGACGATGATCATGGATGTCGACGGTAAGCAGATCGCCCAGCTCGGCACCGCGAACCGGATCAACGTCCCGATGAACCTCATTCCCGAGAAGTCGCGGCTGGCCCTGATCGCCGGTGAGGACAAGGACTTCTTCGACCACCACGGGGTGTCCTACACGGGCATCATGCGGGCCGCCTGGAAGAACCTGACCAGCGACGAGTCGCAGGGTGGTTCGACGATCACCCAGCAGTACATCAAGATCGCGACCGATCAGGCCCAGATCTCGTACGCCCGGAAGCTGCGTGAGGCGGTTCTCGCCCGCAAGCTGGAGGACAAGTACGACAAGAACACGATCATGGGCTTCTACCTCAACACCATCGACTTCGGCCGGGGCGCCGTCGGGGTGGAGAAGGCGGCACAGGCGTACTTCGGCAAGGGCGCCAAGGATTTGACGGTCGCCGAGGCGGCCGTGCTCGGCGCGGTCATCCGCGACCCGTACGACGACGGCGGCAAGCTGAGCATCTACGACCCGGAGGGGCACCCGGACACGGCCAAGGGTCGCTGGGGCTACGTGCTCGACAACATGGTCGAGAAGAAGTGGATCACGCCGGAGGAACGCGCGCAGCAGCAGTTCCCGCAGGTCCGCAAGTACGCGACCGTCACCACCTCGGCCGAGTGGGGGATCAAGGTCCAGCCGGGCTCGCCGGCCGGCACGGCGACCGGCAATGTCATCAATTACGTGTACGAGGAGCTGAAGGCGCAGGGCATCGAGCCGCAGGAACTCAAGACGGGCGGCTACCGGGTCACGACCACGATCGACGCGGAGGCGCAGAAGCGGCTCGAAGCGGCGGCGCGGCCCGATCTGAAGGGCTCCGAACTCTACGGCCGCAAGATCGTCACCGATCCGAAGAAGAAGCAGGATCTGGAGTCGGCCGGCGTGGTCATCGACCACACCAACGGCCGCGTGATGGCGTACTACGGCGGCCTCGACGGCACCGCGATCGACCTGGCCGGGCTGAACACTCAGGGTGGCGCGCTGGTCGGCGGGCACCCGCCGGGCTCGTCGATGAAGATCTACACGCTCGCCGCGGCGCTGGAAGCTGGGGCGTCGCTGCAGAGCCGGTGGAAGGCCAAGCCGGACAAGTCGCTCAACCTGGGCAACGCCGGCTGGTCCAACCCGAGTTGCGGCGACTACTGCACGCTCGAGTTCAGCTTCATGAAGTCGTACAACGTGCCGTTCTACTGGGTCGCCCGGCAGATCGGCCCCGGCAAGGTCGTGAAGATGGCGTACCAGGCCGGTGTCCGCTATATGTGGAACAACGACAACATCGAGAGCCTGTCCGCCAAGGGCGTCCAGACCGACGCGTCGCGTACGCCGTTCGACCGCCAGGTCGGCTTCGGCCAGTACGGCATCACGGTGCTCGACCACGCGACCGGCGTCGCCACGATCGCCAACGGCGGGGTCTACAACAAGCCGCACTTCGTGCTGAAGGTCGAGAAGAAGGACCCGGACACCGGCAAGTACGAGCCGGTGCAGGGCAAGGGGGAGAAGCTCGACGCCAAGCAGGTCATCAACCGCCGTGTCGCCAACGACGTCAGCTACGCCATGGAGAAGGTCTTCACCGATCACGGCTGGTCGGGCGCGCAGGACGGCCGCCAGGTCGCCGCCAAGACCGGCACGTGGGAGGGGGCCACGGTCGACAAGAACGGCAACTGGCAACCCAGCACCTCCAACGCCCACGCCTGGGTCGTCGGCTTCACCAAGCAGTTCTCGGTCGCCATCTGGACCGGCAACGCGGCCGGTTCCTACCCGGTGCTCGACCCGAAGACCGGCAAGACCATCAACTCCGGCAGCACGCCGTATCGGGTCTGGTCGGAGTTCGTCAAGGACTACAGCGACGCGAAGAAGCTGCCGAAGCAGAAGCTGGCCGACCCGTCGCGCTACGGATCGGACGGCGTGCAGTTCGCCAACGGGGTGTCGCCGACGCCGATCACGCCGACCACGCCCGCCTGCATCCCGATGGTCAACTGCGCGACGGAGACGCCGAACCCGACGGCGCCGCCGACGTGA
- a CDS encoding transcriptional regulator: MTGFDEAFATLPRLKVAAFLSGCEQADFLTIAERCDLAGPTLSKAIVALEELGYLQVEKGYVGRRPRTWVRLSPAGTTAFTAHLAAVRGLAESATEA; encoded by the coding sequence GTGACCGGCTTCGACGAAGCGTTCGCGACGCTCCCGCGCTTGAAGGTCGCGGCCTTCCTGTCCGGCTGCGAACAGGCGGACTTCCTCACGATCGCCGAGCGCTGTGACCTCGCCGGCCCCACCCTGTCCAAGGCCATCGTGGCCCTCGAGGAACTCGGCTATCTGCAGGTGGAGAAGGGATACGTCGGGCGGCGCCCACGTACCTGGGTTCGCCTCTCCCCAGCTGGAACAACGGCGTTCACCGCCCACCTGGCCGCGGTACGCGGGCTCGCCGAGTCCGCCACCGAGGCGTGA
- a CDS encoding helix-turn-helix domain-containing protein, which translates to MTGTSDGAEGLAPEVAAHLLEAADADELRRLADRIESLAKAYRMHLDGDCAVSVVTGPRVVAERIAQAQAKVRTELRALVGPGAWRPGTEIAHRIVTVEPDPADPGCRSLPTVPVTAYLADHRFAVIVTNPETVIVSYSGALLDATGALFEALWSQADPDRVLSAVDPEVAELLLAGATDAAIARHLGVGPRTVQRRIAEFHRQLGATTRFQAGVQAAMRAGAASAQGRPG; encoded by the coding sequence ATGACGGGCACGTCAGACGGAGCTGAGGGTCTCGCCCCCGAGGTCGCGGCCCATCTGCTCGAAGCCGCCGATGCCGACGAGCTGCGCCGATTGGCTGACCGAATCGAGTCGCTGGCCAAGGCGTACCGCATGCATCTGGACGGAGATTGCGCCGTCAGCGTGGTGACCGGCCCCCGGGTCGTGGCCGAACGCATCGCGCAGGCCCAGGCCAAGGTGCGGACCGAGCTTCGCGCTTTGGTGGGGCCGGGGGCCTGGCGGCCGGGCACGGAGATCGCCCACCGAATCGTGACAGTCGAGCCGGACCCGGCCGATCCCGGCTGCCGGAGTCTGCCGACGGTGCCGGTGACCGCTTACCTCGCGGATCATCGGTTCGCCGTGATCGTGACGAACCCCGAGACCGTCATCGTCTCCTATTCGGGGGCCTTGCTGGACGCGACCGGCGCGTTGTTCGAGGCGCTGTGGTCGCAGGCGGACCCGGATCGGGTGCTGAGCGCCGTCGACCCGGAGGTGGCGGAACTGCTGCTGGCCGGGGCGACCGACGCCGCGATCGCCCGGCACCTCGGGGTCGGGCCGCGGACGGTTCAGCGGCGCATCGCCGAGTTCCATCGGCAGCTCGGCGCGACCACCCGGTTCCAGGCGGGCGTGCAGGCGGCGATGCGTGCCGGGGCGGCCTCTGCACAAGGCCGCCCCGGCTGA
- a CDS encoding helix-turn-helix domain-containing protein — MHTVGELLREWRHRRRLSQLDLAIAANVSSRHVSLVETGKSQPSADMIIRLAEHLDVPLRERNRLLLAAGFAPRYAERPLTGERLSAAWEAIGRVVRAHEPYPALVVDRGWNILLANRALDPFLAYAAPDLLQPPVNMLRLGFDDRGLAPYLVNLAEVRSVLRARLARQLARAPSPELLALFEEYLGSPFSEGEERTSTAEIAIPMIFRFGGREIRLFSTTTSFGTPLDITLDEVSIESYYPMDDDSAAYFTQPDTAGRTRA, encoded by the coding sequence GTGCACACCGTGGGCGAACTCCTGCGCGAGTGGCGGCATCGGCGACGGCTCAGCCAGCTCGATCTGGCGATCGCGGCAAACGTGTCGTCACGTCACGTGAGCCTGGTGGAGACCGGCAAGTCGCAGCCGAGCGCCGACATGATCATCCGGCTGGCCGAACACCTCGACGTGCCGCTGCGGGAACGCAATCGGCTGCTGCTCGCCGCCGGCTTCGCCCCCCGGTACGCCGAACGCCCGCTCACCGGGGAACGGCTGTCGGCCGCGTGGGAGGCGATCGGCCGGGTGGTGCGGGCGCACGAGCCCTATCCGGCTCTGGTGGTCGACCGCGGCTGGAACATCCTGCTGGCCAATCGGGCACTCGACCCGTTCCTCGCGTACGCCGCCCCGGACCTGCTGCAGCCGCCGGTCAACATGCTGCGACTCGGATTCGACGACCGCGGGCTCGCGCCCTACCTCGTCAACCTGGCCGAGGTCCGGTCGGTGCTCCGGGCGCGGCTGGCCCGTCAGCTCGCCCGTGCCCCGTCACCCGAACTGCTGGCGCTCTTCGAGGAGTACCTCGGGTCCCCGTTCAGTGAAGGGGAGGAACGGACCAGCACTGCCGAGATCGCCATCCCGATGATCTTCCGATTCGGTGGCCGGGAGATCCGTCTGTTCTCCACGACCACCTCCTTCGGCACTCCGCTGGACATCACGCTGGACGAGGTCTCGATCGAGTCGTACTACCCGATGGACGACGACAGCGCGGCGTACTTCACACAGCCGGACACCGCAGGTCGGACCCGCGCGTAG
- the mraY gene encoding phospho-N-acetylmuramoyl-pentapeptide-transferase has translation MISSVAAAAVAFVFALLCTPFAARTLVKLRAGQPIRDVNPEAHQVKRGTPTMGGLVFVIGTVLAYMVGHLVMNVLPDAQIVPPGPTMTGFVLLGLMVFCGGIGFVDDFLKVTKKNTAGLSGRWKLVLQLAVGTGFGVVALGFPSTAGLSVGSTRLSFVREISWLDVGTVGAVVVFIAIVMASTNAVNLTDGLDGLATGTSIVVLSAYGLISFWQYQHWCADPAANAAICYEARDPLETALVAGAAAGALLGFLWWNTSPARIIMGDTGSMALGGLIAGEAVATRTVLLLPILAGLFVIITMSRIIQYTSYKTTKRRVFRLSPLHHHFEMVGWHEVTIVTRFWIIAGAGVVAALGLFYGEFLGRLP, from the coding sequence GTGATCTCCTCCGTCGCAGCGGCGGCCGTGGCCTTCGTGTTCGCGCTGCTGTGCACCCCGTTCGCGGCCCGGACCCTGGTCAAGCTGCGGGCCGGTCAGCCGATCCGGGACGTGAACCCCGAAGCGCACCAGGTCAAACGGGGTACGCCGACGATGGGCGGCCTCGTCTTCGTGATCGGCACCGTGCTCGCGTACATGGTCGGGCACCTGGTGATGAACGTGCTGCCGGACGCGCAGATCGTCCCGCCAGGTCCCACGATGACGGGTTTCGTGCTGCTGGGCCTGATGGTGTTCTGCGGCGGCATCGGGTTCGTCGACGACTTCCTGAAGGTCACGAAGAAGAACACCGCCGGGCTGAGCGGGCGCTGGAAGCTGGTCCTGCAACTGGCCGTTGGCACCGGGTTCGGCGTCGTCGCACTGGGCTTCCCGAGTACGGCCGGTCTGTCGGTGGGCAGTACGCGGCTGTCGTTCGTCCGCGAGATCAGCTGGCTGGACGTCGGCACGGTCGGCGCAGTCGTCGTGTTCATCGCGATCGTCATGGCGTCGACCAACGCCGTGAACCTCACCGACGGCCTGGACGGCTTGGCCACCGGCACGTCGATCGTGGTGCTGAGCGCGTACGGGTTGATCTCGTTCTGGCAGTATCAGCACTGGTGCGCGGATCCGGCGGCGAACGCGGCCATCTGTTATGAGGCTCGCGATCCGCTGGAGACAGCTCTCGTGGCCGGCGCCGCCGCCGGCGCCTTGCTGGGCTTCCTGTGGTGGAACACGTCACCGGCTCGGATCATCATGGGCGACACCGGTTCCATGGCCCTGGGCGGGCTCATCGCCGGAGAGGCCGTCGCGACGCGGACCGTGCTCCTATTGCCGATCCTGGCCGGACTCTTCGTCATCATCACGATGTCGCGGATCATCCAGTACACGTCGTACAAGACGACCAAGCGTCGGGTGTTCCGCTTGTCGCCGCTGCATCATCACTTCGAGATGGTCGGCTGGCACGAGGTCACCATCGTGACCCGGTTCTGGATCATCGCCGGCGCCGGAGTGGTCGCCGCGCTGGGCCTGTTCTACGGAGAGTTCCTCGGCCGGCTGCCCTGA
- a CDS encoding rhamnogalacturonan lyase family protein, which translates to MQSPKRRVALLTACAVATVGALTTTVTAASAAGTRYEAETSPSTCDGTIDSNHTGYSGSGFCNGTNAVGAAAQFTVTASAAGAATITIGYANGTTATRPTDVLVNGAVVQSAMTFDATANWDTWATKTLSVSLVVGSNTIRLTPTSADGLANIDYLDVEAGGTPPVEQGRQMEKLNRGVTSVHSGSGNMVSWRLLGTDPASVTFNLYRGGTRVFSGALTNYLDAGAAADAVYTVRAVVGGVEQAVSAAGITFANGYRDVPLQIPAGGTTPDGVAYTYSANDASVGDLDGDGVLDFVVKWDPSNAKDNSQSGYTGNVYVDGYKLDGTRLWRIDLGRNIRAGAHYTQFQVYDLDGDGRAEVAMKTADGTVSGTGQVIGSSSADYRNSSGYVLSGPEYLTVFAGPNGAVRATANYVVPRGTVSSWGDSYGNRVDRFLAGVAYLDGRQPSLVMARGYYTRSVVAAWDFRNGSLTQRWLFDSNVSGSTWTGRGNHQLSIADVDSDGRDEVLYGSMAVDDNGVGLWTNGTHHGDAYHVGDLIPSRPGLEVFKPSETTSEVAAWMGDARTGQIIWSNPTCGCDNGRAVAGDVWAGSPGAEAWSSSPSGLRNGATGAEIGRKPGSTNFLVWWDGDPVRELLDATHIDKYGTSADTRLLTGANVAANNGTKATPALSGDLFGDWREEVVWRTSDSSALRIYATPTPTDRRLYTLLHDAQYRVALAWQNTAYNQPPHPSYFLGDGMSTPPAPTIYVR; encoded by the coding sequence ATGCAATCACCGAAACGCCGCGTCGCGTTGCTGACCGCCTGTGCGGTGGCGACGGTCGGCGCGCTGACGACCACGGTCACCGCGGCATCCGCGGCGGGGACCCGCTACGAAGCAGAGACCTCGCCGTCCACCTGTGACGGCACGATCGACTCGAACCACACCGGCTACTCCGGCAGCGGCTTCTGCAACGGCACGAACGCCGTCGGGGCCGCCGCTCAGTTCACCGTGACGGCCTCGGCGGCCGGGGCGGCGACGATCACCATCGGGTACGCCAACGGCACCACCGCGACACGGCCGACCGACGTGCTCGTCAACGGCGCGGTCGTGCAGTCGGCGATGACCTTCGACGCCACCGCGAACTGGGACACCTGGGCGACCAAGACGCTGTCCGTCTCGCTCGTCGTCGGTAGCAACACGATCCGGTTGACCCCGACCTCCGCCGACGGCCTGGCCAACATCGACTACCTCGACGTCGAAGCCGGCGGTACGCCGCCGGTGGAGCAGGGGCGGCAGATGGAGAAGCTGAACCGGGGTGTGACCAGTGTGCATTCGGGTTCGGGAAACATGGTGAGTTGGCGGTTGCTGGGTACGGATCCGGCGTCGGTGACGTTCAACCTGTACCGGGGTGGCACGAGAGTGTTCTCGGGGGCGTTGACGAATTATCTGGACGCGGGTGCGGCCGCGGATGCGGTGTACACGGTCCGCGCCGTCGTCGGCGGCGTGGAGCAGGCGGTGTCGGCGGCGGGGATCACGTTCGCCAACGGGTATCGGGATGTGCCGTTGCAGATTCCGGCCGGGGGCACGACGCCGGATGGGGTGGCGTACACGTATTCGGCCAACGACGCCAGTGTGGGTGACCTCGACGGTGACGGGGTTCTGGATTTCGTGGTGAAGTGGGATCCGTCGAATGCGAAGGACAACTCGCAGTCCGGCTATACCGGCAACGTATATGTCGACGGATACAAGCTGGACGGGACCCGGTTGTGGCGCATCGATCTGGGGCGCAACATTCGCGCGGGTGCGCATTACACCCAGTTCCAGGTGTATGACCTGGACGGTGACGGGCGGGCCGAGGTGGCGATGAAGACCGCCGACGGGACCGTGTCGGGCACCGGGCAGGTGATCGGGTCGAGTTCGGCGGACTATCGCAACAGTTCCGGCTACGTCCTGTCCGGGCCGGAGTACCTCACAGTGTTCGCGGGTCCGAATGGTGCGGTGCGGGCGACGGCGAACTATGTGGTGCCCCGCGGCACGGTGTCCTCGTGGGGGGATTCGTATGGGAATCGGGTGGACCGGTTCCTGGCCGGGGTCGCGTATCTGGATGGCAGGCAGCCGAGTCTGGTGATGGCCCGTGGCTACTACACGCGCAGTGTGGTTGCGGCGTGGGATTTCCGTAACGGCAGTCTGACGCAGCGGTGGTTGTTCGATTCGAACGTGTCGGGATCGACGTGGACCGGCCGCGGCAACCATCAGCTGTCGATCGCCGACGTCGACTCCGATGGGCGGGACGAGGTTTTGTATGGGTCGATGGCGGTGGATGACAACGGGGTGGGGTTGTGGACCAACGGCACCCATCATGGGGATGCCTACCATGTGGGGGATCTGATCCCGTCGCGGCCGGGGTTGGAGGTGTTCAAACCGTCGGAGACGACCAGTGAGGTCGCGGCGTGGATGGGTGATGCGCGTACGGGGCAGATCATCTGGTCGAACCCGACGTGTGGGTGTGACAACGGTCGTGCGGTCGCCGGTGATGTGTGGGCTGGTTCGCCGGGTGCGGAGGCGTGGTCGTCGTCGCCGTCGGGGTTGCGTAACGGGGCGACCGGGGCCGAGATCGGCCGTAAGCCGGGGTCGACGAACTTTCTGGTCTGGTGGGACGGCGACCCGGTCCGCGAACTGCTGGATGCCACGCATATCGACAAGTACGGCACGTCGGCCGACACCCGGCTGTTGACCGGGGCGAACGTGGCGGCCAACAACGGCACCAAAGCCACCCCCGCGCTGTCGGGTGATCTGTTCGGCGACTGGCGCGAAGAGGTGGTGTGGCGCACCAGTGACAGCAGCGCGTTGCGGATCTATGCCACGCCGACCCCGACCGACCGGCGGCTGTACACGCTGTTGCACGACGCCCAATATCGGGTCGCGTTGGCGTGGCAGAACACCGCCTACAACCAGCCGCCGCATCCGTCGTACTTCCTCGGCGACGGCATGAGCACCCCACCCGCACCCACCATCTACGTCCGCTGA
- a CDS encoding aldo/keto reductase, with product MQYTRLGTTGMSVSRICLGMMSFGDQVKRAWTLNQEQAEPLVRQAVEAGVTFFDTADVYSDGVSEQITGRLLGKLFERREDYVLATKVYSPMGSGLNDRGLSRKHILAGIDASLRRLGTDYVDLYQIHRWDDETPIEETMQALHDVVRAGKARYIGASSMYAWQFAKAQHTAERLGLTRFVSMQNHYNLVYREEEREMNPLCADQGVGLVPWSPLARGLLAGNRERGGQTLTVRAANDAFAESLYDDNDFDVVDAVRAVAGARGVPAAQVALAWLLGKPVVSAPIVGATKPGHVTDAVAAVDLRLTTDEVAQLEAPYRPHAILGHN from the coding sequence ATGCAGTACACACGACTGGGCACCACCGGCATGTCGGTATCCCGGATCTGCCTCGGCATGATGAGCTTCGGCGACCAGGTGAAACGAGCCTGGACGCTCAACCAGGAGCAGGCCGAGCCGCTCGTCCGCCAGGCGGTCGAGGCGGGCGTCACGTTCTTCGACACCGCGGACGTCTACTCCGACGGAGTGAGCGAGCAGATCACCGGCCGGCTGCTCGGCAAGCTGTTCGAACGCCGCGAGGACTACGTCCTGGCGACCAAGGTCTACTCGCCGATGGGCAGCGGCCTGAACGACCGGGGCCTGTCCCGCAAGCACATCCTGGCCGGCATCGACGCCTCGCTGCGCCGGCTCGGCACCGACTACGTCGACCTCTACCAGATCCACCGCTGGGACGACGAGACGCCGATCGAGGAGACCATGCAGGCCCTCCACGACGTCGTCCGGGCCGGCAAGGCCCGCTACATCGGAGCGTCCAGCATGTACGCCTGGCAGTTCGCCAAGGCCCAGCACACCGCCGAACGTCTCGGCCTGACGAGGTTCGTCTCCATGCAGAACCATTACAACCTGGTGTACCGCGAGGAGGAGCGGGAGATGAACCCGCTCTGCGCCGATCAGGGCGTCGGGCTGGTGCCGTGGAGCCCGCTCGCGCGCGGTCTGCTCGCCGGGAACCGGGAACGGGGCGGCCAGACGTTGACGGTACGCGCCGCCAACGACGCGTTCGCCGAAAGCCTGTACGACGACAACGACTTCGACGTGGTGGACGCCGTCCGGGCGGTGGCCGGGGCGCGCGGCGTACCGGCGGCGCAGGTCGCGCTGGCCTGGCTGCTCGGCAAACCTGTGGTCAGCGCGCCGATCGTCGGGGCGACCAAGCCAGGCCACGTGACGGACGCGGTGGCCGCGGTGGATTTGCGGCTCACGACGGACGAGGTGGCGCAGTTGGAGGCGCCGTACCGGCCGCACGCCATCCTCGGCCACAACTGA